The following coding sequences are from one Verrucosispora sp. WMMD573 window:
- the serS gene encoding serine--tRNA ligase has product MLDMELIRKDRDAVAAALAKRLDAAEVDRALDDIQQLDRERRRLISEIDGERQRRKAEARAYAQAKRAGVEPQVTSDDGRKQVAELEAELDEVQTRLRTTMSELPNLPAEDVLPGGKEANRVVKTFGAPPAIEKVRDHVELSRMLGLVDHERGVKLGGSGFWMYTGLGARLEWALINWLIERNIEAGYEFLLPPHLLLDSAGFAAGQFPKFYDDVYHLDKQSAPRGQFLLPTAETAILGAYQDEILETAKLPLKVFAYTPCYRREAAGSHSDERGTVRGHQFNKVEIFQFTLPEQAAAALEQMVSHAESLVEGLGLHYQRSLLAAGDSSASMRKTLDIEVWMPSTGKYKEVSSVSWGGDYQARRAAIRYREPGGKQTRFVHTLNGSALATSRLLPAILEQFQQPDGSVLVPEVLRPRLNTDRLTP; this is encoded by the coding sequence ATGCTCGACATGGAGTTGATCCGGAAGGATCGCGACGCGGTGGCGGCCGCGCTGGCGAAGCGGCTCGACGCCGCCGAGGTCGACCGGGCGCTGGACGATATCCAGCAGCTCGACCGGGAGCGCCGCCGGCTGATCAGTGAGATCGACGGGGAGCGTCAGCGCCGCAAGGCCGAGGCGCGGGCGTACGCGCAGGCGAAGCGGGCCGGTGTCGAACCGCAGGTCACCTCCGACGACGGCCGGAAGCAGGTCGCCGAGCTGGAAGCGGAACTCGACGAGGTGCAGACGCGGCTGCGTACCACCATGAGCGAGTTGCCCAACCTACCCGCCGAGGACGTGCTGCCCGGCGGCAAGGAGGCCAACCGGGTGGTGAAGACCTTCGGTGCGCCACCCGCCATCGAGAAGGTCCGCGACCATGTCGAGCTGAGCCGGATGCTGGGTCTGGTCGACCACGAACGCGGCGTCAAGCTCGGCGGCTCCGGCTTCTGGATGTACACCGGGCTGGGCGCCCGGCTGGAGTGGGCGCTGATCAACTGGCTGATCGAGCGGAACATCGAGGCCGGGTACGAGTTCCTCCTGCCGCCGCACCTGCTGCTGGACAGCGCCGGCTTCGCCGCCGGCCAGTTCCCCAAGTTCTACGACGACGTCTATCACCTGGACAAGCAGTCCGCGCCGCGCGGGCAGTTCCTGCTGCCCACGGCGGAGACGGCGATCCTCGGCGCGTACCAGGACGAGATCCTGGAGACCGCGAAGCTGCCGCTCAAGGTGTTCGCGTACACCCCGTGCTACCGGCGCGAGGCGGCCGGCTCGCACTCCGACGAGCGAGGCACCGTGCGGGGTCACCAGTTCAACAAGGTGGAGATCTTCCAGTTCACCCTGCCAGAGCAGGCCGCCGCGGCGCTGGAGCAGATGGTCAGCCACGCGGAGAGCCTGGTCGAGGGGTTGGGTCTGCACTACCAGCGCAGCCTGCTCGCGGCCGGTGACTCCAGCGCGTCGATGCGCAAGACCCTCGACATCGAGGTGTGGATGCCCAGCACGGGCAAGTACAAGGAGGTCTCGTCGGTCTCCTGGGGCGGTGACTACCAGGCCCGCCGGGCGGCGATCCGCTATCGTGAGCCGGGCGGCAAGCAGACCCGCTTCGTACACACCCTCAACGGCTCCGCCCTGGCCACCAGCCGCCTCCTCCCGGCCATCCTGGAACAGTTCCAGCAGCCCGACGGCTCGGTCCTGGTCCCCGAAGTCCTCCGCCCCCGCCTCAACACCGACCGCCTAACCCCTTAA
- a CDS encoding redoxin family protein, producing the protein MGSLSTTRGSAGAVTAALLAAVLATAGCGTGPDAEAAPQAGGSASASSPSTGSVSPVPDTLRFTGTTLDGVAFDAATLAGRPVVLWFWAPWCATCASQAWTIAEIEPGFRETVPIIGVAGLGERKAMTDFVTEFELGPMPQIEDHAGAIWRRFEVVEQSTFVIIDRDGRIIHQGWLDGEDLTRRVTALAA; encoded by the coding sequence ATGGGATCGCTTTCGACGACGAGAGGGTCCGCCGGGGCGGTCACCGCCGCTCTGCTCGCAGCCGTGCTGGCCACCGCCGGATGCGGCACCGGTCCGGACGCCGAGGCGGCCCCGCAGGCGGGTGGCTCGGCGTCCGCCTCGTCCCCGTCGACCGGGTCGGTCAGCCCGGTGCCGGACACCTTGCGGTTCACCGGCACCACCCTGGACGGCGTGGCCTTCGACGCCGCCACCCTGGCCGGCCGACCGGTGGTGCTCTGGTTCTGGGCGCCGTGGTGTGCCACCTGCGCCAGCCAGGCGTGGACGATCGCCGAGATCGAGCCCGGCTTCCGGGAGACCGTGCCGATCATCGGCGTCGCCGGGCTCGGTGAACGCAAGGCGATGACCGACTTCGTCACCGAGTTCGAGCTGGGCCCGATGCCGCAGATCGAGGACCACGCGGGGGCGATCTGGCGGCGCTTCGAGGTCGTCGAGCAGAGCACCTTCGTCATCATCGACCGCGACGGCCGGATCATCCACCAGGGTTGGCTCGACGGCGAGGACCTCACCCGCCGAGTAACCGCCCTGGCCGCCTGA
- a CDS encoding NADH-quinone oxidoreductase subunit NuoF family protein, giving the protein MRTAVPPVAAVGEPRLTAGFAEFGRLDLRAHELVHGPISPMEPSGLLRLAEGIQLKGKGGAGFPFARKLRAVLESCERQDLPPVVVVNATEGEPASWKDKVLLTRAPHLILDGAALAAFALDAEEIVLCVADDLVGRESLLEALDERRMPAPTSVVTVPHRFISGEGGALVNGINGLPHIPPGTKRRSSDSGVGGMPTLLSNAETYAQLAIAARLGPYEYAALGTDDEPGTVLLSVTGAAKRHAVVECAAGTPLAEILELCEVPDGPGILMGGYHGKWITREAAEQAEVSRKGLAAVGGTLGAGIIVPLANDTCPLGEAAQVVRYLAGESAGQCGPCKRGLPDLARAVDLAVSGSAPVEVVRAAAGDVKGRGACSHPDGTSRFALSAMEVFADDLKKHTTGEGCGRRVKGMMGLPGAPDPDPQKLVLDWSRCDGHGLCAHVVPDFIRLDQNGYPAFPPTPVPTWLREGAVKAVKVCPALALRLTEA; this is encoded by the coding sequence AGTTCGGCCGGCTTGACCTGCGCGCCCACGAGCTGGTGCACGGCCCGATCAGCCCGATGGAGCCCTCCGGGCTGCTGCGCCTCGCCGAAGGCATCCAGCTCAAGGGCAAGGGCGGGGCCGGCTTCCCGTTCGCCCGCAAGCTGCGGGCGGTGCTGGAGTCCTGTGAACGCCAGGATCTGCCGCCCGTGGTCGTGGTCAACGCCACCGAGGGCGAGCCGGCCAGTTGGAAGGACAAGGTCCTGCTCACCCGGGCACCGCACCTGATTCTCGACGGTGCCGCCCTGGCCGCGTTCGCGTTGGACGCCGAGGAGATCGTGCTCTGCGTGGCCGACGACCTGGTGGGCCGGGAATCCCTGTTGGAGGCCCTGGACGAGCGGCGGATGCCGGCACCGACAAGCGTCGTGACGGTGCCGCACCGGTTCATCAGCGGTGAGGGCGGCGCGCTGGTGAACGGGATCAACGGCCTGCCGCACATTCCGCCCGGCACCAAGAGGCGTTCCAGCGACTCCGGCGTCGGCGGGATGCCGACCCTGCTGTCGAACGCCGAGACGTACGCCCAGTTGGCGATCGCCGCCCGACTCGGCCCGTACGAGTACGCGGCGCTCGGCACCGACGACGAACCCGGCACTGTGCTGCTTAGCGTCACCGGCGCGGCGAAACGCCACGCGGTGGTGGAGTGCGCGGCCGGCACCCCGCTGGCCGAGATCCTCGAACTGTGCGAGGTGCCGGACGGTCCCGGCATCCTCATGGGCGGCTACCACGGCAAGTGGATCACGAGGGAGGCGGCGGAGCAGGCCGAGGTCTCCCGCAAGGGGCTCGCCGCGGTCGGCGGCACGCTCGGCGCCGGCATCATCGTCCCGCTGGCCAACGACACCTGCCCACTCGGCGAGGCGGCGCAGGTGGTCCGTTACCTGGCCGGCGAGTCGGCCGGGCAGTGCGGCCCGTGCAAGCGGGGTCTGCCCGACCTGGCCCGCGCCGTCGATCTGGCGGTTTCCGGCAGCGCGCCGGTCGAGGTCGTCCGGGCCGCCGCCGGCGACGTCAAGGGGCGCGGCGCGTGCAGCCACCCCGACGGTACGTCCCGCTTCGCGCTCTCGGCGATGGAGGTCTTCGCCGACGACCTGAAGAAGCACACCACCGGCGAGGGCTGCGGACGGCGGGTCAAGGGCATGATGGGTCTGCCCGGCGCTCCCGACCCCGACCCGCAGAAGCTGGTCCTGGACTGGTCCCGCTGCGACGGGCACGGTCTCTGCGCCCACGTGGTGCCGGACTTCATCCGGCTGGACCAGAACGGATACCCCGCCTTCCCGCCCACCCCCGTACCGACCTGGCTGCGGGAGGGCGCGGTGAAGGCGGTGAAGGTCTGCCCCGCGCTGGCGCTGCGGTTGACCGAGGCCTGA